One Trichoderma asperellum chromosome 5, complete sequence genomic region harbors:
- a CDS encoding uncharacterized protein (EggNog:ENOG41): MMSFHPQTPQSPSQFSPATSSDPSLGSSGSVAAAGTGTTTLPTPAHSVNGSSSQLDSMMLDDSPQKRKRPLEDVGDDRELKKPHVDDYKLAIEDLHRDVGHKYLLLQSPHPESFPRTSEDLYEMYDLVDLATEVAREKPNGEKNALRKTYKGHIKRLGVTGHFDVAKKNDDAPSDFLSMLQVPDHEWNVHQVKGRSLMDGLSDVTKSTLGRALTMAKGPVPKSFWDSSVLGDIGPSNGDSSKAPSAKPTAPNTPLISMSGASAMSRSKSQLLPGQNPARPQRSIKKRSYGDSSYEGYGEGFPDDDTGLETGYSTGEGEGGQKRRKKSSGNTPPYPSAMRQSSYGPGMVGV, encoded by the exons ATGATGTCGTTCCATCCCCAGACTCCCCAAAGCCCCTCGCAATTCTCGCCCGCCACCTCCTCGGATCCCTCTCTCGGCTCATCCGGCTCTGTGGCTGCCGCAGGAACAGGAACGACGACTTTGCCGACTCCCGCACACAGCGTCAACGGCAGCTCCTCTCAGCTGGACTCCATGATGCTCGACGATTCGCCGCAGAAGCGAAAGCGGCCTCTCGAAGATGTAGGCGACGACCGCGAGCTGAAAAAGCCTCACGTGGACGACTACAAGCTCGCCATCGAAGACCTGCACCGAGATGTCGGCCATAAatatctccttcttcaatCTC CGCATCCCGAGTCTTTTCCTAGGACATCGGAAGATCTTTACGAGATGTACGACTTGGTCGATCTGGCCACCGAAGTCGCCAGAGAGAAGCCAAACGGCGAGAAGAACGCGCTCCGCAAGACGTATAAGGGCCACATCAAGCGGCTGGGCGTCACTGGACATTTTGATGTTGCTAAGAAGAACGACGACGCTCCCTCAGACTTTTTATCCATGCTGCAGGTTCCCGACCATGAATGGAACGTCCATCAAGTCAAAGGACGATCTCTTATGGATGGCTTATCAGATGTAACCAAATCGACCTTAGGTCGCGCGCTGACTATGGCTAAGGGCCCGGTTCCCAAATCGTTTTGGGACTCGTCAGTGTTAGGGGACATTGGCCCATCTAACGGTGATAGTTCAAAGGCACCGTCTGCGAAACCTACGGCGCCAAATACACCTCTGATATCCATGTCTGGGGCGTCCGCCATGAGCAGGTCCAAGTCTCAGCTGTTACCTGGCCAAAATCCCGCACGACCTCAGCGGAGCATCAAGAAGCGGTCATACGGCGATAGCAGCTATGAAGGATATGGCGAAGGCTTCCCCGACGACGACACTGGCCTTGAAACAGGCTACTCTACGGGGGAAGGTGAAGGAGGCCAGAAGCGCCGGAAGAAG AGCTCAGGAAACACGCCACCCTACCCGAGCGCTATGCGCCAATCGAGCTATGGCCCTGGAATGGTTGGAGTATGA
- a CDS encoding uncharacterized protein (EggNog:ENOG41): MLVTRPSDSEHSHWSFGKYFPPSGKVPTGPRMSDQYDASLPTQPDWQGQYPYLPQPTGSVYAQPSESNHTSSGIIQPQPVVENENLRLEAHTDRQPALRPDSRHNIYRLGAEDTTYPSRAAEERKDEVRGMKTASLLLDESLTPGRDATRLPAPLSHINAAAAMSKSLGNPPNTFGPDDQSMAVPKDDTDDALIDEDMAEEEADSLLQTTAERVAARRKMKRFRLTHQQTRFLTSEFAKQPHPDAAHRERLSREIPGLSPRQVQVWFQNRRAKIKRLNADDRDRMIKMRAVPDDFDNVQALHSPYGAVHGMPLPLAPPVDFSHAQYSNNSIMRPLMVDVRRGQDAPEHMSPTGLTPSFGSIGFHPPNAVNSSGVLSPISPHTTDRYPPHGNAGPHGSLEAHRQGIRPLQGFHGRDSTRPRSESLQSYYMYSGPNAHSNAADRSPLVYQSNQVNQTSGNAGGVDRSPYTTQGSNNAQPSPTALTYPNFQQASENGSRLRAASASLPLNTTDQYRPLHSPQPNGHRSTGPPSQYGASATYQTNYGGAPMTAPLTRASGGQPSARSYQDPTGTTEFSQTMPSGLNGQDTRTEARSMYTSGAADYADHQHRGYAAHRGEASPLDRPRPPSHHNTR; the protein is encoded by the exons ATGCTCGTCACTAGACCTTCCGATTCCGAACATAGCCACTGGTCCTTTGGCAAATATTTTCCTCCCTCAGGCAAAGTACCAACCGGTCCACGCATGTCAGACCAGTACGACGCCTCGCTTCCAACACAGCCAGACTGGCAAGGCCAGTATCCGTATCTGCCGCAGCCTACCGGATCGGTCTATGCTCAACCTTCGGAATCGAACCATACCAGCTCAGGAATAATCCAACCACAGCCCGTGGTAGAGAACGAGAACCTTCGGCTGGAAGCCCATACTGACAGACAACCGGCTCTACGACCTGATTCACGCCATAATATTTATCGTCTAGGAGCAGAGGACACTACTTACCCTTCCCGAGCggcagaagagagaaaggatgaAGTGAGAGGCATGAAGACGGCTTCACTGCTGCTAGACGAATCCCTTACGCCTGGTAGAGATGCTACTAGACTCCCCGCGCCTTTGAGCCATATCAAtgcggctgcagccatgTCCAAAAGCCTAGGCAACCCTCCAAATACGTTCGGACCAGATGATCAATCCATGGCAGTGCCAAAGGACGATACAGATGATGCTTTGATAGACGAGGACatggcagaggaagaagcggaTTCGCTACTGCAAACTACAGCAGAACGAGTGGCGGCCCGCCGGAAGATGAAGCGCTTTAG ACTAACCCATCAACAAACAAGATTCCTAACGAGCGAGTTCGCAAAGCAGCCTCATCCTGATGCCGCACATCGGGAGCGCCTATCTAGAGAAATCCCCGGATTAAGTCCTCGACAAGTGCAAGTGTGGTTTCAAAACAG ACGTGCGAAGATTAAAAGACTCAATGCTGATGATCGTGACCGAATGATCAAAATGAGGGCTGTTCCGGATGATTTTGATAACGTACAGGCTTTACACTCACCATACGGCGCGGTTCACGGAATGCCTCTGCCATTAGCGCCACCCGTTGACTTTTCGCACGCTCAATATTCGAACAATTCAATAATGAGGCCTCTAATGGTGGATGTTCGGCGTGGTCAAGATGCGCCAGAGCATATGTCACCAACCGGACTAACCCCATCGTTTGGTAGTATCGGATTTCATCCTCCGAATGCAGTAAACTCGTCCGGAGTATTATCCCCAATATCACCACACACGACTGACCGCTACCCTCCTCACGGAAATGCCGGACCTCACGGATCCCTGGAAGCGCATCGTCAAGGAATTAGGCCACTTCAAGGCTTTCACGGTCGAGATTCAACGAGGCCAAGGTCTGAGTCATTACAATCGTACTATATGTATTCAGGTCCGAATGCCCACTCAAATGCAGCTGATAGATCTCCCTTGGTCTATCAGTCAAATCAAGTAAACCAGACATCTGGCAACGCGGGGGGCGTTGATCGGAGTCCTTATACGA CTCAAGGCAGTAACAATGCACAACCATCGCCGACGGCATTGACCTATCCGAACTTTCAACAGGCGTCGGAGAATGGATCTCGGCTTCGAGCCGCCTCAGCCTCTTTACCATTAAATACAACAGACCAATATCGGCCGCTCCACTCTCCTCAGCCAAATGGCCATCGATCAACTGGACCTCCATCGCAATATGGAGCCTCTGCAACATATCAAACCAACTACGGAGGTGCGCCTATGACAGCTCCACTGACACGAGCGTCGGGTGGCCAACCAAGCGCAAGAAGCTATCAAGATCCTACAGGAACAACTGAATTCTCTCAAACTATGCCGAGCGGCTTGAATGGCCAAGATACGCGAACTGAAGCAAGAAGCATGTACACCAGTGGAGCAGCTGATTATGCAGATCACCAGCATCGAGGGTATGCAGCTCACAGAGGGGAGGCTTCACCCTTGGATAGGCCAAGACCTCCTTCACATCATAACACAAGATAA